In a single window of the Zea mays cultivar B73 chromosome 5, Zm-B73-REFERENCE-NAM-5.0, whole genome shotgun sequence genome:
- the LOC109945362 gene encoding uncharacterized protein, whose translation MPLRGRSRRQGDFPQNMNTFHARPSVPRSYDRNTQEVAGQRIRSGDRPDHHPSQTISPSAHQRHDPSMNTRRVITSVHSRNMSPGERTFYTLFSGPAEQAPPEEEEEIYLWRKDFDFFADANSVMHHAGDVDDAKAENPDDFMTLVANCLGLGRGYQLVTEPGHEIIEKERKNRKRCRVPTSSRTLSTTTPDNIPFGIQKNPQEPPVSDYAGRAHILHPVLDSSKRSLDIPSSTSTLAQKMVKHPSSRWFNDCRPQLRLDVPVCRKMLIWARMMLVNHEDRSMLQKSDIYRGVLASLYCFQADPSLVAAFLTYWNVDGHTLVTSQGEMGYPLHTISDAMGIPISGRLYEEFIPPCSDVHGHLETLYAIYASLCPSELQPGPGLVSLTAWLDHFFDDKADSFGSSLLDGFADPKDPLLQKLRFHVAVQGDRPAAILGAETLSYRSMYPSTVYRAAFITAWLCTYCIPVEAGQYIRPEVFHMAVQISEGVRRAIEGDIDQPAKETAVIKYSLLPGDSEHDREDTTPATVSRLGQGKNIGIIQARLQDKASALTSSPELPLPVDSSQSTHTSKGSRANTDLLDDTLSDGGLACPPDDPDFLNDFVFTGALEPFTDLFTDLPNEVREMQASHTQVPTSGDLEQTDMVHVSQPVSSTGLMSSLDQDVPSTQPGSNQASVRKVNTPKRKAYDTDNLAASDPKSKKTSKDKHRDLDLAVESEQLWNEVEQAISLFRAQTSATDVIGEKPNYSEFDTRQPVHISEPTDVPAPRFMQYAHGDLDRFQRRIRERPFNKDIVISEIADTMKWWKEWFNPAPPKIQRLIDGFNALHETLSENPEHSTTSIIDKRKQVRQKIDDIKASQASVATACSSMISITKSLEAQINLHELSRQQHVSRAEELQAQIKKLSSQLKETEDGLLLETLIKEETATLLTRHNERLAKIVSFQSELEASSVKSQSQLQDAEKTIASFTDQDEEGLTNYVHSLLDFFASCTFRPYA comes from the exons ATGCCGCTGAGGGGTCGATCACGCCGCCAAGGTGACTTCCCACAAAATATGAATACTTTCCATGCTCGGCCATCCGTCCCTCGCTCGTATGACCGGAACACCCAAGAAGTAGCAGGCCAGAGAATTAGATCTGGTGATAGGCCTGATCATCATCCAAGCCAGACTATCAGCCCCTCTGCACACCAGCGTCATGATCCTTCCATGAATACCAGACGTGTCATTACCAGTGTACATTCACGG AATATGAGCCCCGGCGAGCGCACATTTTATACTTTATTTAGTGGGCCTGCAGAACAAGCACCgccagaggaagaagaagagatatATCTCTGGCGCAAAGATTTTGATTTCTTTGCAGATGCAAACTCAGTAATGCATCATGCAGGGGACGTCGACGACGCGAAAGCAGAAAATCCTGATGATTTTATGACTTTGGTGGCTAATTGTTTAGGCCTTGGACGAGGTTATCAGCTTGTTACCGAACCAGGACATGAAATTATTGAAAAAGAACGAAAAAATCGGAAACGATGTCGTGTTCCAACTTCGTCGAGGACCCTCTCGACCACCACCCCGGATAATATTCCCTTTGGCATTCAAAAGAACCCACAAGAACCGCCTGTGTCAGATTACGCTGGTCGTGCACACATTCTTCACCCGGTACTGGACTCATCCAAGAGGTCACTCGACATTCCTAGCTCGACCTCCACACTAGCCCAAAAAATGGTCAAGCATCCCTCATCAAGGTGGTTCAACGACTGTCGGCCGCAGCTTCGATTGGATGTGCCTGTATGTCGGAAGATGTTAATATGGGCCCGTATGATGCTGGTGAACCACGAAGACCGAAGTATGCTACAAAAATCTGATATCTATCGCGGTGTACTAGCTTCACTTTATTGTTTTCAAGCTGACCCATCATTGGTAGCTGCCTTCTTGACATATTGGAATGTTGACGGACATACATTGGTTACCAGTCAAGGGGAGATGGGATATCCACTACATACCATCTCTGATGCGATGGGGATCCCTATCTCAGGTCGTCTTTATGAAGAATTTATTCCTCCTTGCTCTGACGTCCATGGTCACTTGGAGACTCTTTATGCTATTTATGCTAGCTTATGCCCATCAGAGCTGCAGCCAGGCCCAGGATTAGTGAGCCTTACCGCTTGGTTAGACCACTTTTTTGATGATAAAGCTGATTCTTTTGGCAGTTCTTTATTGGATGGCTTTGCTGACCCCAAAGATCCGCTACTTCAGAAGCTTCGTTTCCATGTCGCGGTTCAAGGTGACCGTCCTGCAGCCATTCTTGGTGCCGAGACATTATCTTACCGATCTATGTATCCTTCAACGGTTTACCGTGCTGCATTTATAACAGCTTGGCTATGTACTTATTGCATTCCCGTCGAAGCTGGCCAATACATTCGTCCTGAGGTATTTCATATGGCCGTTCAGATATCAGAAGGCGTTCGCAGAGCAATTG AGGGTGACATTGATCAACCTGCTAAAGAAACAGCAGTCATCAAATATTCTCTTCTCCCTGGTGATAGTGAACATGACCGGGAAGATACGACCCCCGCAACTGTGTCCAGACTTGGTCAAGGAAAAAACATTGGCATAATACAAGCTCGTTTGCAAGACAAGGCGTCTGCTCTAACCTCTTCACCCGAATTACCTTTGCCAGTAGACTCAAGCCAATCTACGCACACCAGCAAAGGGTCGCGTGCAAACACTGATCTACTTGATGATACATTATCAGATGGCGGTTTGGCATGTCCTCCGGATGATCCAGATTTTCTGAATGACTTCGTCTTCACTGGAGCGCTGGAGCCCTTTACAGACTTATTCACAGACCTCCCAAATGAGGTCAGGGAGATGCAGGCCTCGCATACTCAGGTTCCAACATCAGGCGACTTAGAACAGACTGATATGGTGCATGTTTCGCAACCGGTTAGTTCGACTGGACTAATGTCAAGCCTCGACCAGGATGTACCCTCGACGCAACCTGGCTCGAACCAAGCTAGTGTGCGTAAGGTCAATACTCCCAAGCGGAAAGCATATGACACCGACAACCTTGCCGCTTCTGATCCTAAAAGCAAGAAAACTAGCAAAG ACAAACACAGAGATCTTGACTTGGCCGTGGAGTCTGAACAATTATGGAATGAGGTTGAACAAGCCATCAGCTTATTTCGAGCACAGACAAGTGCCACTGATGTCATTGGAGAGAAGCCAAATTATAGCGAATTTGATACTCGGCAGCCTGTGCATATATCTGAGCCTACAGATGTTCCGGCACCACGCTTTATGCAATATGCTCATGGGGATCTTGATCGCTTCCAACGTCGTATACGCGAACGCCCCTTCAACAAAGACATTGTGATCTCGGAGATAGCCGATACTATGAAATGGTGGAAGGAGTGGTTTAACCCAGCTCCGCCAAAAATACAAAGATTAATAGATGGGTTCAATGCTCTACATGAGACTCTCTCTGAAAATCCAGAGCACTCCACTACCAGCATCATTGACAAGAGGAAGCAAGTACGTCAAAAGATTGATGACATAAAAGCTTCTCAAGCCTCTGTTGCTACTGCTTGTTCTTCCATGATTAGTATTACCAAAAGCCTTGAGGCGCAAATTAATTTGCATGAACTAAGTCGGCAACAACATGTATCTCGTGCTGAGGAATTACAAGCCCAAATAAAGAAACTGTCTTCCCAGCTCAAAGAGACTGAGGATGGTTTGCTTTTAGAGACACTtataaaagaagaaactgcaactCTTTTGACCCGACACAATGAGCGACTGGCAAAAATCGTGTCTTTCCAATCAGAATTGGAGGCCTCCTCTGTTAAAAGTCAGAGCCAACTTCAGGATGCAGAAAAAACTATTGCCAGCTTCACTGATCAGGACGAGGAAGGACTTACCAACTATGTCCACTCCCTTCTTGACTTTTTTGCGTCCTGCACCTTCAGACCATATGCATGA